CAACATGGTCAGTCAGTTATATTCTTAATCtgaacagctggggaaaaagaaaaagaatatataTGTACATGGAAGGAACAGCGAAAGTAAATGTATTTGAACAAGGAATGTTAGGTGGCTGTTCTGGGAAAGATTTCTATTGCAACTTTCATTTCCACAGTTGTGTGCTGAGAGTCTGGCCAGAGGAGGTTCCAGTCCATCCTGCGGCTGTGTTGGGGGGCTGGCCAAAGCCCATCACGTTGCTGGAACTGCTGAGGTTCATTCCAGCCATTTGCTGATTCATCTgcaaagcacacacacacacacacacacacacacaagcctgGTTAGCACTGGCACTGAAACACAGCATGCTGCTAGCCAAAAGCAGTCCTGCCTCCAACCAGCCACCCAGTTACGTTTCcctaaaaatatttctcattaaagaaaaacattgaCTCCATCTAAGTTTCTAAGCTTTTTCTCACACTAACAGCTTTTCTGAAGCCCATCAATCATCAACATACATCGGCTGATGGTCTGCAGCACTCGGTGTATGTGTCACGTGAGAACTGACGGCATGTGAAGGAGGTGGCCAATGTGGCTGGTTGGTAAAAGTTTGCTTTCACAGTTTCAAAGCTAACGAACAAAACTGTGGCAACTGTGATAAAGAAACACCAAAGCCAGTAATATAGTCTTGTCTGCACTTGCAGCTCCAGACTTTTTTCCAGCAACATTTCTTTGGAGGCTTCATGATCTTGACTACACCAGTTTTTATAGAAATTGTCCATTTAGGTGACAATCAACAAAGAATGAGACGGAATTATAAACTTGAGTATTATCTAAATCTAACCATCCTTGCTAAAGAATCTACTCAAGATACTGGAATTCCTTAAAAAATGAGTAGAACAATCCACTGAAATTAAACTCACATGAATTTAATATCTAGTTAAAGGTGGGAAAGAATTCAAAATTCAGCACATTCACTTCAGGGATGTTGCAAAACTATTCGTACTCTTTACAAATATATAGTCActgtaattttcagtgtttaatGTCCAAATGGATTTGAAAGCATTTGGAGCAATTAATAATCAGAGCCAATGAAGAGGGATGTTGGATAAGTAACATTAGATTCAGCTTAAAGGCAGCACTAGGTTAAAGTCAGAGTTAATTTAAACATGAGCGAAAAATACCAGGTTCCAAAATGAAACTGAAACACTGGTGAAAAGTTAAAGCAAATTGCAAATTAGTATTTCAGGGTAAAAGTAAGTTCTGTGTGCTTTCACACAGAACTGTGTATCTGCAAAAAACAACTCACCACTAAACATGGAAATCTAAACAAAACTGATGAAAACATGCTTTACCCAGTGGTTCATCTCTTCTGGAGTAGAATTTTTACACAGCAGACTGTATAAAACATGTTAGTCTGCTAAGTAAAGCAAGCTCTCCCCCTTTCAATTAGAGTCAGAGTTTAGATCAGAGATCTCCTACAGACTGTGGAATGTCATCATACTGACAACATCTGATGTGCAAGGGGTACAGGAAAACGTGAAGAGTTTGTTATAGGAGCCAACTTTTAACATGTATTTGATAAGAGGaaagattttaatttcaaatttgaTATGGGTCTTTTTAAAGCTAGCTACCTAGGAAAAGACTGTCACCAGTATATCCACAGATTTTTTTGATCTGACATTTTGAAATTCTCACCCTTAAGAAttacttttcaaagcagaatgACAACCTGTATTTTCAAACAGGGGCTGTTTTATCCATGTAGGAAATGCTGTTTACCTTCATAAATGTTCGCACCATAAGACTGAGCAGAACAGTAAAAATTCATATCACCCAATTTAAGTCAGTCACTAAGATTCTCTTCCTGCATTACTAAGTAAGCAGCATGGAATTATTATATTGTCATCATAACTCAAACAACAGTATGAAAAAAATAGTTGCTACCATCCATGCTGAATTCCAAGGGAATAATTTAGGTCTGTTCTCTCTGCCTCACCCTGCCCCAAGAAACTCTCAAATACCTGATTTCAAGATGTTTCCTTGGAAAATGTACAAATACAGTATTACATGTACATTAACACTTCTAGAGAACCTTTTaaacaagtttaaaaaataagatggaaatGCTACAGATAAATAACAGATACACCTAAGCAAATTATCTACAGGAAAATGTTAAGAGCCCGAAGCACTTCACATTCCACCAAATTTATCCTGAAGTCTGTAAATGAACATATTCATTGTTAATGGCTATCCTCAAGCAGttaaattctgcttttaatAATAAGGCTGTGTTTACATTTCAGAACTTTGTAACTCTAGTGAAGCTAAGCTTTTTACCTGGCTGGCTCTGACAACATGAGAAGAGCTATGGAAGCAGAGAACTGAGTTTGGTTTACCTTGGCAAAATTCTCTGCTTTTGTAGTAGTTACCTTTCATTGAACTATCCACTGATTTGTTAATATATGCCTCTGAGCAGTTCATAGTCCAGTAGCCTGTAACTTGGCTACCCTGCACGTTCCTCCTACAGCCACACATTTTGTATCTAAAAAGCATCATCCTTCCTAAAGCACTCTTGTCTGGGAAAGGCCAGTCTTTACCTGAGAGAGGTTCCATTGAGCTTGTTGGTTTTGTTGCAATCCATACTTATTTTGTGGTGGTGTGACCATCTGTCCCACCATTCCACCTTGAGGTCCGACGACAGTTTGAGGAAGTCCCATCACACCAGTTGGTGCAGTACCAGTAAATCCATTGGGCATTCCCATTGGTACCATCACGCCTGTGCTTTGTCCCATGACTGGCACTGATTGTCCCATCATGTTTCCCATCATCCCagttgctgctggcacaggaacTCCCATGGCTGGAAAGCCTTGAAAGTGAGTTGATGGTTGTGTGGTAAATGGCATAGAAGATGACCCCATGAACATACCTGTAGCAGAGAAGGAAAGATTTCAGCAGAAGTGTCTTGAGATTTTCCTCCCCCATCCCGTAAGTCGGAAGtgcatcaaaataattttaaggatAACTTTGTCCAGTTGTATGTTAGTGCTGCCAATTTAGCTTCTGGTAGAAGcaaaaaattgctttaaaactctCAAAGGAAAAGGGAACTCACCACGAGATTAACTGCCAAGAAGAGTTTGGCATCCCTGTGGTGAACCAGAATCTTTCAATTGCTGTATTGGAGGTCTTTGTTTTCACACAAACATAGCTAAACCAAAGCTCTGACAGTTCTGTAGGGATCCTGGCAGCCTGCTGACTGCACAGTGGAGACTCAGACCCTCAGTGATGAATTACATGGCAGAAGCAGACTTCACAAATTTTTCAGTAAATTGTACACTTGATAACTTGAACAgctataaataaattaaaatcacaTACGTGTTTTTCTTTAGCTTCCATATTAcatttcagtaatttttctcagttttataaaagctgaaaataaaaatcttcattTGAATATAGTAAGCAGGTATCCTACCTTAGCTTTATACTTTTCAGAGATAACTTTTCTATGTAAAGATTAAAATAGGACTGCACAGAAACCTTCACAATGTTATTTACCCGGAGCATTTTGCTGCTGCATTGTTCCTGTGCCATACAGTGATAAAATGGAGTCTTTGGAGAGTTGTTTCTTCGCTGACTCTTCGGATTTTGTTGTTTGCTCAGTAAATAGATCAAGATCCCCGGCTGCTCCAGACAAGGTGGCAGCTGCTGGTTTAGTGGAAGTGCTCTGGGAAATAAAAGACAAGACAGACTACTGAAAGAAACCAGCAAAAGACGTTATGTTAAATATTTACTGTACAGCCTTGCTCCTCAACCAAATAATACCTCATTCATTTACAGAAACTAGATTTAAGTGaatgagaatttaaaaatacGTGCTATGactaaagacagaaaaaagcagTACATGCAATATGGAAAGACCATCAGACCAGATGGAGgttacaaaacaaagaaaactaaATCCTCAACCAGCTTCAGGGCGTACACATACAGATTATTCATTCCTGTTGCTTCTACATTTTTCATCAGTGAGAAGCATAAATCAAGAGCTGGAGTTAgattatgaaaaataattagGAAATCAATAAGGAGATTAAAATTCACATCTCATTAATCCTCTCATAGGCAGAATAGATTAGAGAAGAGCTAAAACAAAAGACTAAGTGCTTTTAAATGTATCTGGAGAAAACACAAAAGTAAAATTTTGGTTATCTACCTCAAGTAATAAAATTTCTAAAATACATTGTTTATAATTGGCTTAGAGTTCTTTAAGCATGTTTCACTTATTGAGAAAGCATAATTATCTAAAACTTACTGCAGTCTACAACTGAAAAACTAAAATACAGGCAGTCTGTCAGGCTTTGTACTGCTCTTGCAATACAATGTTTTGTAAACAAATTACATCCAGGTGTCTCTCAATGCTGTTATGTTGCTGCTCTTACCCATACAGTTCCATATGGGGGCTTTCAAAGGGAACCAGGCAATACATGGGTTCTTGTTATATTCCTTAGAATACACAACTCATCCTGTTACCAGTGggattttttaatgcaaatcaaCTGTATGCACATTGAAAAAGAGCCAGGACTGCAAATCATACTtaaactgtggctttattttaGTCCAGCTAAATGATCCCCAACTGCTTAGCATATACCTACCGCACCCCACAGCTTGTGTGAGTTTCAGCTCTTTCCCACACTAAAGGAAAATCTTCTGTCCATACCACTGTCAATGAATGCAACATGTACCCAGGTCTGTCTGTTCATTGAGATCCCATACCCTGGTTTATCAGACAGACaagaggaaaccacaaaatacACAGATACGGAACACCCCTTTAATCTTCCTTAAAGCAACTATCTCCAATCTGCTGCTTTTGCTGGTGTGCTGCTGACTAAACCCTAAAAATTCCACTATGGTCACACTAGATTTGTACAAACACCACAATACAAATGTTCAATATGCAGCTTCAGAAAAGTGTGTGACTTCTGAAGTGCTAAAACCTCTAGCATAAGGCAGTGCCAGAGattagggaagaaaaaaaccacagaacaaTTCTGTCACCAGCTAAATTTGCCAGAAACCAGCAAGAGAAAGGAGTGCAGATTCACACAGTTGATGgtgaaaaatctccaaaaatgctgtagaaagggaagagaaaaaaacaaaaaatgtgaACTTTCTGGCAACTGAAAAACCTGCATTTATACCACAGCCAATTTGGGCCAAAGTCAGTAGGACTTAGTGGGCAACCAAGAGTGGAGCACTACAGAcggaaagcaaacagaaaaagacTTGTGAAACCTCTCTGGCCACTCTACAGTTAAATTATCAATTTCCTTCTGTACATACTAAAAaagcttcttcctcttccttctcacaATAATTTCTGATTGCAAAGCAAATCAATTTTTATTTAAGTGGGCAGTAGGAAGCCCCCTCTATTTGAGACAATTCTTTATCAGTGTGACATAACCAGTCTTTAAAAATACCAGAGTCAGACTTAACAATACATTCAGGTAAAAGCCCATCCTGAACAGCAGTGCTAGTTTTCCTGTGCATACAGCCAGGAAGGCCTATTAGTGAACTGTTCCCTGCTGACATGGATCTCCCGTGGCGCCTGCCTAGGACAGCCCCTGTGCGACAGCTGGGCTCAGCAGGCTGCAGGAAGGAGGACACGGGAGCACTGCAAGTGAGTGAACAGAGGGGCTTCCCCTCTGCTGTCTGCATGGCAGCAAGGAAGGGGTTTGCTTTTCTCTAGAAGGGAGAGCTGGAAACATGGAAGACTGATCACATTATGTTTACAACCTAAGATTAAATGTTCATTTAATGTCTCTTCATTCGGTTTGGTTTTGGAAGATCCTTAAAGGAAGCAAAGCACCGGACAAGTGCTCCCTGAAGTGTTCATCAGCTGAATAAATGGAAGGCAATGCAAAATACATGGCAAGAAAACAGCAGGTGGCATCCAAGTTAAAAAATGACCAACACTGACATGATTTTTGAGTATCTAACATTGTCATGCTGCCCAAGATCTCTGTAAAAACACACCTGgcattcacagaatcattttcCTACACACAGTTCTCTCAGACAGACATTATGCCAAAACTAAATGCACATCAGGTGCTTAAAGATCATACTGCTAAGCAGTTTCATGATATTAGTGTAACAGAAGTTTTCCTACAAATTGAAAGAGAGGTGGCAACAGAGGGAATGAAAGAGGGAAGTGGGCAGTGGGACACATGGAGTTGAGAGAAGGACTGCAGGAGAGAAAAAGGCACATGTGCACTTTTTCTACTACCTGCAtgtttctggctctggctggtATCTAGGAAAGCAGGAATGGCCCGTAGAAAAGGCATCCTTACAAATGTTTTCCGTTTGTATGGTGATAAATAATGGCCCCACataacatttttaatttctcccTGCTGACTGGAGAGGCTACCTGCATAGAGAAAATACAGCCTAGCACATAATTATTCTTATGTAAGCAAAATACTAAGTACATTATTAAGGTCTTAAAATCTGTATACAATTCTTACCCTTTTTATCTTTGCTCTGTCAATGGACTCGATGTTTATTTCAACTCTTCCTGGGTTTGATTTTGCATATTTTGTTTTTAGACATCTACCCAGTTCCATTAAAAATAATCAACTGTTATTTCCTGGTAATAACTGATGAGGAAATGAGCACTCAACCATATTCAGTTCACAAAGAAAAACACTAAGAAATCTcatgttttcttgcttttaggAATTATCAGCAATACCTGAAAAAGTCAGATTAAGATTTCTATCACTTTCTCAGATCATGTCCAAGAACATAATTAACCttaaaataagattaaaaatTCAACTTTATTTTTTGCTGCATGTCCAGTACTCACAAGCAATACAGTGTTTCCTTTGCCATTATCCTAGTCTAGGCTTGAAAACATTTATCTTTCCTGCAGTACCATTTCTAACTCCTTCAGATTTCCCTTCTCTAGAACTCAAAATAAATTTCTGTTCCTCTAGACTCTGTTCAGCAGACTCCTTCTGATTCTGGAGTATGATGCCTGCTTTTCCACTGTGCTCCACATAAGGCATTTAAAGCATTAAAGAAAGTATAATCACAGATTCataaatggtttgggttggaagagaccttaaaaatcatcaagTTCCAACTCCCTGACATGGGCAGGTCACCTTTCaccagatcaggttgctcagagttgTGTCCAAactggtcttgaacactgccaaggatgggggcatccacaacttctgtgggcaacctgttATCAGAGTCTCACCACCCTAACAGTAAGGAACATTTTCCCTTGGTCTGTCACTAGACTCCCTGAAAAAGAGTCCCTCCCTATCTTTCCTGTAGTCCACCTTCAAATACTGAAAGGTCACTATAAGGTGTCTCCAGagccttctcccttctccaagctgaacaactCCAGCTGTCTCGGCCTCTCTTCACAGGAtcagtgctccatccctctgatcatctttgtggcctccctctggacctgctccaccAGGTCCATGTCCCTCCTATGTTgggagccccagagctggatgcagcactgcaggtgggggtCTCATGAGAGTGGAGCAGAGGGGGGAATcatctcccttgacctgctggtcacacttctcctgatgcagcccaggatactgTTGAGTTACGAGGCTGAAAGTGCACACTGCCAGGTCATATTCAGAttttcatccaccagcaccctcaagtctttctctgcagggctgctctcaaccCACTTACTGCCCAGCCTGTAGTCACGTTTGGAATTGTTCTAACTCCATTTGAAGGAATGAAACTTTTGCTTTCAGATACCTGAAAAATCAGACAGGGGTAAAATAAACATAAGCAGAAACTACAAACATTTCAACTGATCATACTGGAATAGGACTCCAGTAAGTAACTCACCAGTAAGACCCTGCTTAAATACAACTCATGATAAAGCAAACTTCTGAAACAAACCATTTTTACGTAAAATCTGAGGACTTTGACACATTAACATCACCAAAATTCATTAATAAGTTGAAGCTTGTCTGCCAATCTATGGCAACTATGCTAGGTACACACACCTGACCTCAAGGAAAAATGAGTATTTATGAATATCTATTTATCTAAAATATGCCACCACTTTACATGAAAGTCTGTGAGATATGAATCATGAAAAACATACACCATCTCTATAAAAATACACTTCTGTAGACACTGAACTGATCTGCAGATCCCAGTATAGTACAATTCTAATCAGacccacacagacacacacacacacacacacacacacaaaatccaaaaaaatttaAGTTAACTGGATTTTAGTATCCTGCTTGGAGAAAGacttatattaaatatttcactGAATTAATACTTCCAAACTTAATACCTCACAGttctctccttctcttcctccctaCAAATTTCACTGAAGAATGAAGAACACACTTTTGCTGGAAGACATACCATacaaaatttgaaattaaaatctggCTAAAACAATTTAGGCAATTGTTTTAAGTATAAGTGAAAATGCTAGACCTTGGCTCAGTTCCTATACAATGTTAAGCAACAAAACCTATTCTAATACCTATAATTTATCTATGCCCACTTTACACGAAAAAACATCATCAAATATATGAaatgttctttcttttctgtgttcaTGAATATTGCATAATTTATAGACTATGCCTTCTATCTAGTTCTACTGTAGGAGCTGCTTAAGGTAAGTCTTCTTAAACTCCCCTGAGTTTGCTAATGGAcaaaattctattaaaaaaattctcttgTCACATATTGTTCTTTATCAGTCCTTTACAAATTCAACAGTTTGCATTAGCTTCCAGCTATACAGAACATTTGggaagaaacattttaaacGTCTTTGAAAACTGTGATAAAGACACATATCTGAAAGCAGAGTCCAAGTGCACATGATCATCAATGCTCAAGTCACAtttgaaaaaggagaaacaaatgcttttgttttcacttgaaaaacatgtcttggcTATGACAATGGACATAAATCCTAAGTTTTGCAGACATAGTGTTGTTTCAGTCTCATAATAAAACATTCAAACAGACATTTCTGTGCTCCATAGAGCCATAAAACAGAGTGCATTTAGCATTAAATGCTGCCTTTCAGGTTaaactggagaagaaaagcaatCCTGTGATAACTCAAGGGTCATACAGATCAGTTTGAGGAGCATCATTAAATTCCcttctttttcagaagaaaagctcTCGGATCCCACTGTGGCACCTCAGACACACCTACAATAGTACATATGGTAAATATCTCAGTGAGAAAGCAAGCCACACTATTCCACACTTGATCTCCTTCTTctacttcattttttaaaatttcagtgcATTCTGTTGTTGCACCGGGGATACTGTAAcgcgcctatatcaaaccaggaatcccgtggaaaagaaatatatatggacggattcttgctagatgtttcagagatgtttatttccccagctgcatggcTGGGATCTGCAGAGGAACtcttacagtcaggacccgagggtcctttgcccgcgcaggaaacacaaaccaacccatggggaacgaggctgaccaggggcagggaaaccccgtgtgtctgtgccctcagggctacatggtggggggaggagaccccgacattcTGTTAATAGATATTTAAACAAATTCAAGTTAAGATCTGGCCATAGGTTTCTGCTTTAAATTTTCCAATTTCAAGCACAGGAACTGAATGTTAGGGTTACTCAACTGCTGATCTGAGTTCATGCCCACTTAACCAACTGCAGCCTCGCATAAAATAATTTCACATTATAATCACACCTCTTATTTAAACAGACCAAGTCCTTCAACCCTCTCATAATAAGGCACCCTTTCCAGCCTCCTGTATTCTCCTAACTCTTCTCTGAATCCCATACAACTTTTATCCATGTTGCAAGGTGAAAGATCTTACAAAATACTCATAGCACTGGCAAATGAGAGGCATCCTCAACTCCTGCCCAGCCTCAGTTCCCAGACTGGACACCAGCATTCTGAAACAGAACGCATACAAGGTCTTGAGAATGCCAAAGCAAAACAGAATGATACTCTCTTTGCCCCACTTTACCAAGCAACCCATGTAAGCACCATCAGAAACTTGCCTTCTGCTACCTACACAGGCTCCTGTCTCTTATCTGTAGAGATTATCTGATTACATTTTCTTTGAGATTACTGATTAAAAATGGAAGATAACCAAGAATTAACCTTGCAATACACCACAAGGATCATGTGCTTGATAAAAAAATGCTTGCTGAGAGTTCTTTGTTCCTCCTGATTATGGCactcagaagaaagaaaactgtcGCTAAAAATCTGAACAGGTTTGTTTACAGCAAGTGAATATACTGATGCTTTCTAGTATATAAACAAGGTGATACCAGATGTTGAGAATAGCATCATCCTTTCTACCACTTTTTAATCAATTTAGTAAGTACCATACTTAGTCTAGAAACTAGTACAAAGATAAACAACATGTCAAAGTATTCCTCTCACAGAAGGTCCAGTGACCAAATCTTTATCATAGAAATGCATTTAAAGtattatatacacacatacaatTCAGTATGCTTTAGCAGTCACTCCATTATTTAACCCATTACTAGTCATCATCATCTAGGGCATCAGCcttcactttgcttttttccacTCTTAAATATTTAGCCTTCTTTTGGATTTCCTGCATTCTACAGCTAAATCGTTCCTTAACCAGCAGGTCACACCACATGTTCATggaacagaaacaaaagaaagcttttctcttctttctcaggCTGCTCTTTTCTCCTGGGCACACAGTAACTACATACAGAAGTCATCATTTCCAGCATCAGAAAGGCtagaaaggggaaaaaccaGATTTCAGTGCTATCCATTCTGTGCAATACTACCACTGGCACGTTTATTTTGGGGCAAAATCAAACTTCACTATTCTAGATTTAAATTTACTCAATCTACACCCaaatggaataaataaaaaactcaGGGAAGCTAGAAATGGGTTACTGCTTTTCACATCTAGCTCTACAGGGATCAATTTTGACATAAGGGATTAGAATAGCAGACAACAAGCACTCAAATACTGCAGTTCCTGGTACTTTGACCAGACTTCCCCAAGAGACAAGAAAATCTACACCAACACTTTCCTTTGCAATTTTAGCTAACTCATCCACATCTAAGTGTAAATATACATCTTATTTCTCACACTGTTTATGAGTAGCTTAAGGCGTGGTGGGAAGTTTGCTGTATCTGTAGCATCATGTTTAAAATGAAACATGGTTTCAGTCTCTGAAACCCTATCTAGCATGTTGCACAAAGTCAGCCCTCAGCAGCAAGCAGGGGAAAGGAGAgtaaagggagagaaaaatctgCTGAGTAAGACATATATGCTGTGAGGCACTCAGAGCTTCCTTTCATCATTATCCCTTTTATTGTACACACTATGAAAACTAATGGATGACAAGAAGCAAGTACAGGTCACATGTCCCAAATAATAAATTCAAGAATACACACAATTATTTCTGGTTCAGCAGAGTTGGACAGAAAGCCCTACACAAAAACAAGCTTCTAAATGACCATTACAAGACGCCCCAGATGAGGAAGTCAGCCCACCACTCTTCCAAAACCTCCCTCTCAGAAGCCAGTCTGGGTTAAGGAAGCCTGCACATGTCCATCACAGACACCCTGCTCTTTGAGTCTGACAGCTACTTTAGGATAGCTGCAGCTTCAAGCAGTTTCTTTGCGTGTCCCAAAGCTGCCTTACCAGGCTACAACAGGCATGGGGATGGGTTTACTTCCAAACTATCATGGCTATCAAGAAGGAGCAGGTCAGGTGCAGGGGTTACACTACTCTCTCCCGAGGAAAGCAAGACATACAAGTTCCAAGATGAGACAAAAGACAGACCAGCCCAGGTAgcaatattaatttttcttgctaTCCATTTTTGATTTTGAGTATGAAACTTCAGACCCCAGATTTTTAGCAGGTCTAAGAGAGAAGCATCTGCTGCAGCCTTTCCTAAATATCAGCATCACAAAGCAATAAGAGGTCTTAAAAATGATGACTTGATGCTCAATAGCCTGAGAACATAAAGTTATATTCAGCAAtacctattaaaaaaagaacaagacaaaagaatataaatgaaaagaaaacactaCTACCATCACCAGGATAAGACAGAATCCAATTTAGCTGGATAACCAGAAGGAAAGACCACACCATCTGCACTTCTATGTCCAAGCAGTGCAGAAGCTTGAAGAGGTGAGAAAAATACCAGTGTTACAGCTTAAGCATCTCCAGCCATGAGATGCTTAAGATGTGTTGAGAAGTGTGCATTCCTTCCATGTGGATGAACAATTCCCTGAAGGAAAACACACATGTGCATCCACATATTTACACATACATATAGCTAAATACACTTATTAAATTTTACCTGAGCAGGAGGTACTGCAGCTGCTGGTAAAGGATTAGAGATCATTGGGCCAAAGATATCCAGGTCATCATTCAGCgctgtgacagcagcagtgcctCCATTTGTAACAGACGCTTCAGCTGGACCATCTAAAAAAGCAACAGAATCacttttaaagtgaaaattatTAATATCTTAACATCATGAGAATAATTAAAGCTGTCTGTTCCCTCCCACCCTGCCCTGATCAAAGATGTACTCAGTTTCTGAGATATTTTTCAGACTGCGATATTGTTCAGATTTTGTAAAGACTTCTTTCCCAAAGAATATGGCACATTAATgtacatcaggaaaaaaaaaaacaaaaaccaaagaaCGACAAACCAAAATACTTCAAACTTCCCTAAGGACAAGCACACCAACTTAGCAGTACACACTACTCATTTTTCAGGAGTCCTTGCACACCAACATTTTTAGTAAGAATTAAATAGATATCTTACTGAGAAGGTCCAAATTTGGTAGCCATGTATCAGACAAAATACACTCATCTGTGCTCCTGAATTAAAATTTGCAATTTAGAATCCATGAAGTTATTCTTGATATGCTAATTTACTCAAGAGTACATAAATAAATTTTGCATTAGGGAAAAAGTCcattcttccccctttttcaaAAGTACTTTGCACAGACTTTATTCTATAGCTCCATACGAACACACCGGCCAGGCACACTGAGCTAATTATCCATAAGAACCTACGGCTCTTGCTCTGAGCAGAATTAACTTCCACAGCCTTGGTGTCTGTAAGCCACTTTAACACATGAACACATTTACTGATGTAGGTGAAAGTGGATGCATGCAGGACAAAAAAGGACTGGAGAATTATGTTTTAAAGAGAATTTGCAAGAAATTACGTTAAAAGATACAGGGACAAAAATATCACAAAAGTGTTTTTAAGGAACAGAGCAACCATTTCTCTTTTGATTTTAAGCTGCTCAAGAACAAGTGGTAAGAACTGGCTAATAAATTTATACCTAAGCATATCACAAGTGGGTTGCCATTACATAGAGCTTGACAAA
This Aphelocoma coerulescens isolate FSJ_1873_10779 chromosome 3, UR_Acoe_1.0, whole genome shotgun sequence DNA region includes the following protein-coding sequences:
- the SMAP1 gene encoding stromal membrane-associated protein 1 isoform X2, with protein sequence MATRSCREKAQKQNEQHQAILAKLLREEDNKYCADCEAKGPRWASWNTGVFICIRCAGIHRNLGVHISRVKSVNLDQWTPEQIQCMQEMGNTKARLLYEANLPENFRRPQTDQAVEFFIRDKYEKKKYYDKNAVNAFNISSDAAQPLASSPSLQAAAEKSKAEKEKEKKKDEKKRERESEKPSKQLTAEKKKEDQQSEAKASPKKSSEPTIDLLGLDGPAEASVTNGGTAAVTALNDDLDIFGPMISNPLPAAAVPPAQSTSTKPAAATLSGAAGDLDLFTEQTTKSEESAKKQLSKDSILSLYGTGTMQQQNAPGMFMGSSSMPFTTQPSTHFQGFPAMGVPVPAATGMMGNMMGQSVPVMGQSTGVMVPMGMPNGFTGTAPTGVMGLPQTVVGPQGGMVGQMVTPPQNKYGLQQNQQAQWNLSQMNQQMAGMNLSSSSNVMGFGQPPNTAAGWTGTSSGQTLSTQLWK
- the SMAP1 gene encoding stromal membrane-associated protein 1 isoform X3; protein product: MATRSCREKAQKQNEQHQAILAKLLREEDNKYCADCEAKGPRWASWNTGVFICIRCAGIHRNLGVHISRVKSVNLDQWTPEQIQCMQEMGNTKARLLYEANLPENFRRPQTDQAVEFFIRDKYEKKKYYDKNAVNAFNKEKEKKKDEKKRERESEKPSKQLTAEKPQKKEDQQSEAKASPKKSSEPTIDLLGLDGPAEASVTNGGTAAVTALNDDLDIFGPMISNPLPAAAVPPAQSTSTKPAAATLSGAAGDLDLFTEQTTKSEESAKKQLSKDSILSLYGTGTMQQQNAPGMFMGSSSMPFTTQPSTHFQGFPAMGVPVPAATGMMGNMMGQSVPVMGQSTGVMVPMGMPNGFTGTAPTGVMGLPQTVVGPQGGMVGQMVTPPQNKYGLQQNQQAQWNLSQMNQQMAGMNLSSSSNVMGFGQPPNTAAGWTGTSSGQTLSTQLWK
- the SMAP1 gene encoding stromal membrane-associated protein 1 isoform X1 translates to MATRSCREKAQKQNEQHQAILAKLLREEDNKYCADCEAKGPRWASWNTGVFICIRCAGIHRNLGVHISRVKSVNLDQWTPEQIQCMQEMGNTKARLLYEANLPENFRRPQTDQAVEFFIRDKYEKKKYYDKNAVNAFNISSDAAQPLASSPSLQAAAEKSKAEKEKEKKKDEKKRERESEKPSKQLTAEKPQKKEDQQSEAKASPKKSSEPTIDLLGLDGPAEASVTNGGTAAVTALNDDLDIFGPMISNPLPAAAVPPAQSTSTKPAAATLSGAAGDLDLFTEQTTKSEESAKKQLSKDSILSLYGTGTMQQQNAPGMFMGSSSMPFTTQPSTHFQGFPAMGVPVPAATGMMGNMMGQSVPVMGQSTGVMVPMGMPNGFTGTAPTGVMGLPQTVVGPQGGMVGQMVTPPQNKYGLQQNQQAQWNLSQMNQQMAGMNLSSSSNVMGFGQPPNTAAGWTGTSSGQTLSTQLWK